The following are encoded together in the Juglans microcarpa x Juglans regia isolate MS1-56 chromosome 2D, Jm3101_v1.0, whole genome shotgun sequence genome:
- the LOC121248116 gene encoding ras-related protein Rab7-like, which translates to MASRRRMLLKVIILGDSGVGKTSLMNQFVNRKFSNQYKATIGADFLTKEVQFEDRLFTLQIWDTAGQERFQSLGVAFYRGADCCVLVYDVNVMKSFDNLKNWREEFLIQAGPSDPENFPFVVLGNKIDVDAGNSRVVSEKKARAWCASKGNIPYFETSAKEGFNVEAAFQCIAKDALKNEPEEEIYLPDTIDVVGRQQQRSSGCEC; encoded by the exons atggCGTCTCGAAGGCGTATGCTTCTAAAGGTCATAATCCTCGGTGACAGCGG GGTCGGGAAGACTTCTCTGATGAATCA ATTTGTTAATCGCAAGTTCAGTAATCAATACAAAGCAACAATTGGAGCAGATTTCTTGACAAAAGAAGTGCAATTTGAGGATAGGCTTTTTACATTGCAG ATATGGGATACTGCTGGGCAGGAAAGGTTTCAAAGCCTTGGAGTGGCATTTTACCGTGGGGCGGACTGTTGTGTTCTAGTCTATGATGTGAATGTCATGAAATCATTTGATAACCTCAAGAACTGGAGGGAAGAGTTTCTGATTCAG GCCGGCCCTTCTGATCCAGAAAACTTCCCATTTGTTGTTTTGGGGAACAAGATAGATGTTGATGCTGGCAATAGTAGGGTG GTATCTGAGAAGAAGGCAAGGGCATGGTGTGCCTCCAAGGGAAATATTCCCTATTTTGAAACTTCTGCAAAAGAAGGTTTCAATGTAGAAGCTGCTTTCCAGTGTATAGCAAAAGATGCTCTAAAAAATGAACCTGAAGAAGAAAT CTACCTCCCTGACACCATTGATGTGGTTGGTCGACAGCAACAAAGATCATCGGGTTGTGAATGTTAG